CGTCGGTCAGAGACGACAAGCGCAGTCCCTGCACTGCCGCCCATTCGTCGACGGCAAAGAGATTGTTGACGTCCGTCGCCGTCGTGATGACGGCATGGCCGCCTAATCCCTTCGCCAGATACCGGGCGATGTTGTTCGCCCCGCCGATATGGCCGGACAGCAGGGGAACAACGTATTCCCCTTTTTCGTCGACGACCAGCACGGCCGGATCCTTCTCCTTGCCCCGCAGCTGCGGAGCGACAGAGCGCACGGCGATGCCTGCCGCGCCGACGAAGACGAGGGCCTCGGCGTTGCGGAAAGCCAGGCGGACGCTTTCGGCTACATTCAGTGGAAAGGGCCGCAGCACGGCCGGGTTCATAGGAATAAATTTATTCATCGTTTCATGGGTTACGATGAATCCCAATTCAGATAATACGGGGCCGATGCGCAAGCTCAGCGCCGTCCCCGCGGCGGTAAATGAAAAAACGACTGCTTCCATACCAATCTGCCTCCTCGTACGGGCATACCTTGCCGTATCCGGGCCGCCTTATTTCCTCTTTCCTTGGCGATACCCGTGGGTAAACGCAGGATCATATAATAAGCTTCTGTCATAGGCGCTGCCGAGAAACTCGCCGACGAGGATGAGGGCCGTCTTGTCGATGCCCTGTGTTTTGGCCGTCTCGGCCAGCGTACTGACAGTGCAGCGGCAGACCCGTTCTTCCGGCCACGACGCCTTGTAGACGATCGCTGCCGGCGTCTGTCCGTCGTATCCGCCTTTCTGCAGCTCCTCCTGCAGTCCTTCCAGCAAGCCGGCGCTGAGGAAAATGACCATCGTCGCCTGGTGGGCGGCATAATCGGCGATTTTCTGCCGGTCCGGCACAGGCGTACGCCCTTCCATGCGCGTGATGACGACGGACTGGCTTACGCCGGGCAGGGTGTATTCGGCCTGCAGAGCCGCCGCCGCTGCACAGAAGGAGCTGACGCCGGGCACGACGTCGAAGGCGATTCCCTTCTCCGCCAGGATATCCATCTGCTCGCGGATCGCTCCGTATACGGACGGGTCGCCCGTATGCAGGCGGACCGTGACCTTTCCTTCCGCCTCGGCTTGTTCCATGACAGAAATGACCTCTTCCAAGGTCATAGATGCGCTGTTTTTCACGACGCATCCCTCTTTAGCATACTCCAAAAGAGCCGGATTCACCAGAGATCCGGCGTAAATAATGACATCGGCCTGTTCCAGCAGGGATTTTCCCCGCAAGGTGATCAAGTCGGGCGCGCCTGGTCCGGCGCCGACGAAATGTACCATGGCAGCCTCCTATTCCTTGACCAGAACGACGGAAAAATACGGCCCGTCTTCTGCGTCCTTCAGCGACGTATATATCTTCTCCCCAGCCATGCCGCACCGCTCGACCATAGACGCGGCGTCCAGCCTGCCGGCGGCGGCCAAATCCTGTTTCAAATCAGCCAGCGGCCCCGCCGGCTTCATGACGACCTTGCTTCCGTCCATGGCCAGCAATTCCCAGCGGTCGCTCCGATTTCCGGGAATGATCGTCAGCGTTTCGTCCTTTTCGCACAAGGGCCGTCCCAATCGGGCCGCGGCGGCGCAGAAGCTGGGCACGCCGGGGATGATTTCCGTCTTGTAACCGTGTTTCTCGACGATGCGCTGGACGTACAGGCTTGACGCGTAGATCGTCGGGCAGCCCAGCGTAATGAGGGCGACGTCCCGTCCGGCCGCCAGCTTTTCTTCCAGCGCCGCCGCACCGGCTGCATGGGCTTTTGCCAGAGCAGCTTCGTCGCGGGTCATGGGAAAATCGATGTTCAATATGTCTTTTCCCTGCAAATCTACGTCGGCCATCGCGGCGACGGCCTGCAGCAGAATATCCTTAGCCGTCCCTACGCCGGCCCGTCCCTGCGGAGCGGCCAGTACCGGACAGGCTTGAATGCGTTTTAACGCCTTGACCGTAATGAGCTCCGGGTCGCCCGGCCCGACGCCGATACAATATAAGGTTCCCTTCATCATAGTATCTCCCTTGTTGTATGATGCAGCAGCAGCTCCTTCGCCCGGCTCGTATATCCCAGGACGCCGTACGTATTGGAAAATAGGACGGCGCCGGTCTGCACTTCGCCATGAACGCGCTGCTCCATGTAATATTCTATCTTTTGACACGTAAAGGCCATGACGGCCTCCCGCAGCCCTTCCTGCGTCAGGATGCGCATGGCTTCGTCCGTCGTCACGGCGTCGTATACGGCCCGTCCTGTCTTTCGGGACGCACCGCACAGCATAGCCGCCAGCGCCAGGAAAGACGTGCGCCCGTCGGCATAGGACGAATGCGTGTTCATAATACCTTGGGCTACCTTGACCAGCTTGCCCAGATGGCCGATGAGCAGGATGTCCTCAAAGCCGCAGTACAGGCCGTAGTCCAGAAGCTCTCCGACGTAGTTGCTGATCGTCACCCGCTTGGACACGTCGACGCCCAGCCGGCTACGGCTGAAATCGACGCCGTAGTTTCCGAAGAAGGCCAGCACATGCCTGTCGCCGGCAGCCTTGCGGGAATCCATTTCCAGTCGTATCGTATCGACGAGAGCTTTCTCGCTCATGGGCTCGACGATGCCCGTCGTCCCTAAGATGGATAAGCCGCCGACGATGCCCAGACGGGGATTGAAAGTCTTCTTCGCTACCTCTTCGCCGCCGGGAATGGAAATCGTCACGGCAAAGCCGCCGCCATAGCCGCAGGCTGTCCCTACATCTTCCAGAGCCTGGCAAATCATGCGGCGCGGTACGGGATTGATAGCCCATTCGCCTACAGGGCAGGCAAGGCCGGCTTTCGTCACCGTGCCGACACCCTCGCCGCCGCGAATAGCCACGCCCTGCGCCGTTAAGGCCACGTCGGCATAGACGAGCAGGCCGTTCGTGATATCCGGGTCGTCGCCGCCGTCCTTGACGACAGCGCAGCGCGCCTTGCCGGGCCGCATGGTGCTGTCTTGTATTTCCAAGGTCAGCACGACGCCCCTCGGCGTGGTAATCGATACGGCGGCTGCGGCCTCTCCCGTCAGAGCCATGCGGGCCGCCGCTTTCGCCGCCGCAGCGGCGCAGGAGCCCGTCGTATAGCCGCAGCGCAGCTTTTTGCCGCCTGTTACGGAAAATAAATCCATAGGCCCCTCCTTATCGTTCCAATCCCAGGGGGATTAAAGCCCTGCGGCCGTCTGACATCTGAACCAGCTCGGCCTGTACACCGAAGACGCGGCGCATCAGATCCGGCGTCAGCACGTCGGCTGTACGTCCTGTGCAGACGATTTCTCCGTCTTTCATGACGATGGCCTGCTGCGTGTACTGCAGAGCCTGATTCATATCGTGAAGGACGACGACGATGGTCAGTCCTAATTTTTCGTTTATATGGTTCAGCAGGCGCATCATGTGCAGCTGATGGCGCATGTCCAAATACGTCGTCGGCTCATCCAAATATAAAATCGACGACCGCTGGGCCAAGAGCATGGCCAGCCAGACGCGCTGCTGCTCGCCGCCCGATAACTGCTGAACCACGGCGTCGGCCTTGTCTTCCAGCCGGACAGCATGCAGAGCCTTTTCCACATACAGTTCATCCTTCGGCGACGCCGGGCGGTAAAACGTCCGATAGGGAAACCGCCCCATGCGCGCCAATTCGCGGACCGTCATGTCGTCGGGAGCCTGATGCAACTGAGGCAATACGGCGATATGACGAGCCAGCTCCCGCCGGCTGAAGGAAGTGATGTCCCGTCCGAAAATAGTAATCGTCCCCTTGTCCGGTCGCAGCATGCGGCTCATGGTCTTGAGAAGCGTACTCTTGCCGCAGCCATTGGGCCCGACGACGGCCGTGATGCTGCCCGTTCCAATGGAAAGGGTAACATCGCGCAGGATATCCCTGCCTCCCAGGGAAAGGGACAGATGTTCTGCCGAAACGGCGTAATCCATGGCTGTCACACTTCCTTCCGCAGGAGAAATAAAAAGAACGGCGCGCCGATGAAGGCCATGATCAGGCCTGCCGGCAGTTCGACCGGCGCGAAGATCACCCGGGCCAGCGTATCGCTCAGCGTCACGACGGCCATGCCCAGCAAGGCCGAGCCGGGAATGATATAGCTGTAATTCGTGCCGACGAGAAGGCGCACCATGTGCGGCACGACGAGGCCGACAAAGCCCAGCAGGCCGGCTACGCTGACCGAGCTGGCGGCCAATAAGGCGGCCACTGCCGTGAGCAGCACCCGGGCCAGCTCGATATTCAGTCCCAGCGCCCGGGCCATGTCGTCGCCGAGCTGCAGGACGTTGAGGTAATAAGCGCCAATCAAAGCCAGCAGCAAGCCAGCGCACCAATACGGCGCGACGACGGCCGCTTCATTCCAGCTGGCCGCCGAAAAGCCGCCGACCATCCACAACAGCGCGCCGTGCACCCTGTCGCTGTAAAATACGAGAATCCCTGAAATGCCGGCGCTCAAAAAGGCCGAAACAGCTACGCCGGCCAAAATAATCCGCACCGGCTTGATGCCGTTTTTCCAGGCCAGGGCATAAATCGCTCCGGCCGCCGCCATCGCCCCGAGAAACGCCACGGGCGTCATGAGATAGGTCATGGCCGGAAACAGGACGAGGACGACGATACCCGTAATGCCTGCACCGGCAGAAATGCCGATAATATGGGGGTCTGCCAAGGGATTGCGCATAACCGCCTGCAAGATAGCTCCGGCTACGGCCAGATTCGACCCGACCATGGCCCCCGTCAGCGCCCTGGGCAGGCGCAGGTTCCACACGATTTGATCCGCCGTCTGGGCCGTCGGGTTCCATAAAATAGAAAGCACCTGACTAGGCGGAATCACCGCCGCCCCCTGGGCGACAGAAGCGACGATACCAATAAGGGCCGCCGCCGCAAAAACAACCAGCATGAACCAGCGCCAGGCCAGACGGTTGCGCGGCCTGATCATGAGAAGACCTCCGGATAGGCGAGCCTGGCCATGTAGGCTACGGCGTCGGGATAGTCGAGACCGGGATTCAGGAGGAAGTACCGCTCAGGCAAAACGTATACCTTTCCTTCCTTTACGGCCCGCAGCGTCGCCCAGGCCGGATTCGACATGACATCCTGACGAATCCGCTCTTCTATTTTTTCCGCCGGCCCCATAGAGGTGAAGAAGATAATGTCGGGATCCTTTTCCGCCAGCGCTTCCATGCTGTAGGGAACCTTTTCCATCGTTCCGCTGGTTTGGGCATCGTCGGCGACGTTGTCCAGATGAAGCATTTTGGCCGCGCAGCCGGCAATGCTGGTTTCGAGCTGTACCGTCACCGAGCTGGGCGTCGCGTGGATGATAGCGACCTTTTTATGATCCTGCGGCGCTTTGGCGACGATGGCCTCTATGGCCTCATCCATTTCCGCCGCCCGAGCCTCGGCCGCCTCTTTCTTGCCGTAAATCGTCCCGAAGACGGCTAAATTCCGCTTTACGTCGTCATAGGTCTTGCTGCGCAGGGCGATGACGGGAATGCCGTTCTGCTCCAGCAAGGACACCAGTTTTTGGTGCTGCACCTCGCTGGCTACGACTAGATCGGGCTGGAGCTCGATGATTTTCTCGACGCTCACGTTATACACGGGCCCTACGTCCGGCACCGCTGCATATCGCTCAGGCAGCTCGGCGTCTTCGGCCTTGACCGTCGCCCGGCCGGCCAGCTCGCCGTCGAGGGCGTCGGCCATATTCAATAAGGACGTAGACAGGACGACGACGCGCTGTGGCTTCTCTGCCAGCCGTACGTTCCGGCCCATATCGTCCGTAATAACGGCATAGGCTCCGTCGGCCTGATCTCTTTCTTGGGCCGTCGCGGCGTTCTGCGGCGCGCAGCCGGCGGCAAACAGAGCAAACAAACACAAACATAGACCGGCCCAAAGGAACCACCGTTTCGTACGCATCCTATCCCCTCCTGTCATCTGTTAAAAGCTGTAT
This region of Megasphaera stantonii genomic DNA includes:
- the cobI gene encoding precorrin-2 C(20)-methyltransferase, translating into MMKGTLYCIGVGPGDPELITVKALKRIQACPVLAAPQGRAGVGTAKDILLQAVAAMADVDLQGKDILNIDFPMTRDEAALAKAHAAGAAALEEKLAAGRDVALITLGCPTIYASSLYVQRIVEKHGYKTEIIPGVPSFCAAAARLGRPLCEKDETLTIIPGNRSDRWELLAMDGSKVVMKPAGPLADLKQDLAAAGRLDAASMVERCGMAGEKIYTSLKDAEDGPYFSVVLVKE
- the cobM gene encoding precorrin-4 C(11)-methyltransferase, producing MVHFVGAGPGAPDLITLRGKSLLEQADVIIYAGSLVNPALLEYAKEGCVVKNSASMTLEEVISVMEQAEAEGKVTVRLHTGDPSVYGAIREQMDILAEKGIAFDVVPGVSSFCAAAAALQAEYTLPGVSQSVVITRMEGRTPVPDRQKIADYAAHQATMVIFLSAGLLEGLQEELQKGGYDGQTPAAIVYKASWPEERVCRCTVSTLAETAKTQGIDKTALILVGEFLGSAYDRSLLYDPAFTHGYRQGKRK
- a CDS encoding ABC transporter substrate-binding protein; protein product: MRTKRWFLWAGLCLCLFALFAAGCAPQNAATAQERDQADGAYAVITDDMGRNVRLAEKPQRVVVLSTSLLNMADALDGELAGRATVKAEDAELPERYAAVPDVGPVYNVSVEKIIELQPDLVVASEVQHQKLVSLLEQNGIPVIALRSKTYDDVKRNLAVFGTIYGKKEAAEARAAEMDEAIEAIVAKAPQDHKKVAIIHATPSSVTVQLETSIAGCAAKMLHLDNVADDAQTSGTMEKVPYSMEALAEKDPDIIFFTSMGPAEKIEERIRQDVMSNPAWATLRAVKEGKVYVLPERYFLLNPGLDYPDAVAYMARLAYPEVFS
- a CDS encoding ABC transporter ATP-binding protein, with translation MDYAVSAEHLSLSLGGRDILRDVTLSIGTGSITAVVGPNGCGKSTLLKTMSRMLRPDKGTITIFGRDITSFSRRELARHIAVLPQLHQAPDDMTVRELARMGRFPYRTFYRPASPKDELYVEKALHAVRLEDKADAVVQQLSGGEQQRVWLAMLLAQRSSILYLDEPTTYLDMRHQLHMMRLLNHINEKLGLTIVVVLHDMNQALQYTQQAIVMKDGEIVCTGRTADVLTPDLMRRVFGVQAELVQMSDGRRALIPLGLER
- the cbiD gene encoding cobalt-precorrin-5B (C(1))-methyltransferase CbiD; translated protein: MDLFSVTGGKKLRCGYTTGSCAAAAAKAAARMALTGEAAAAVSITTPRGVVLTLEIQDSTMRPGKARCAVVKDGGDDPDITNGLLVYADVALTAQGVAIRGGEGVGTVTKAGLACPVGEWAINPVPRRMICQALEDVGTACGYGGGFAVTISIPGGEEVAKKTFNPRLGIVGGLSILGTTGIVEPMSEKALVDTIRLEMDSRKAAGDRHVLAFFGNYGVDFSRSRLGVDVSKRVTISNYVGELLDYGLYCGFEDILLIGHLGKLVKVAQGIMNTHSSYADGRTSFLALAAMLCGASRKTGRAVYDAVTTDEAMRILTQEGLREAVMAFTCQKIEYYMEQRVHGEVQTGAVLFSNTYGVLGYTSRAKELLLHHTTREIL
- a CDS encoding FecCD family ABC transporter permease; amino-acid sequence: MIRPRNRLAWRWFMLVVFAAAALIGIVASVAQGAAVIPPSQVLSILWNPTAQTADQIVWNLRLPRALTGAMVGSNLAVAGAILQAVMRNPLADPHIIGISAGAGITGIVVLVLFPAMTYLMTPVAFLGAMAAAGAIYALAWKNGIKPVRIILAGVAVSAFLSAGISGILVFYSDRVHGALLWMVGGFSAASWNEAAVVAPYWCAGLLLALIGAYYLNVLQLGDDMARALGLNIELARVLLTAVAALLAASSVSVAGLLGFVGLVVPHMVRLLVGTNYSYIIPGSALLGMAVVTLSDTLARVIFAPVELPAGLIMAFIGAPFFLFLLRKEV